ACAATTTTCACCTCTTAATGTTGTTTAAACAGCTAGGCTGCTTTATTTACCAGTTTTACCTTCTTTACGGCGAACATGTTCATCAGTATAACGAATACCTTTGCCTTTGTAAGGTTCTGGAGGACGTACATCACGAATTTCAGCTGCGAATTGGCCAACTTTTTGTTTGCTAATACCGCTGATGATGATGTTTGTATTTGATGGCACTTCTACGTTAACACCTTCTGGTGCTTCCATTTCAACTGGATGAGAGTAACCAACATTTAATACTAAAGTTTTACCTTTTAATTGGGCACGGTAACCAACACCGATAAGATCCAATGTCTTCTTGAAGCCTTCCGTAACACCCAAAATCATGTTATTTAAGTTAGCACGCATAGTACCGTGCATTGCACGATCGCTTTCACTCTTACGTGTAAAGTTGATAAGGTTTCCTTCTTGGTGCATTTCAATGATTGGATTGAAATGACGAGTTAGTTCACCTTTAGGTCCCTTAACAGTGATGTTTTCACCGTCTTTTGTTACGGTAACACCTGCAGGGATTTCAATTACTTTTAATCCGATACGACTCACGTTAATGACACCTCCTTATTTAAAGTTTAGATTACCAGACGTATGCGAGAACTTCGCCGCCGGCAGCCTTTTCACGAGCTTCTTTGTCAGTTACGACGCCGTTACTTGTTGAGATAATAGCAATTCCTAAACCATTTAATACCTTAGGAACTTCGTTAGCTTTTACGTAATTACGTAAACCAGGTTTTGAAATACGTTTCAAACCAGAGATAACACGTTCGTTATTC
This DNA window, taken from Latilactobacillus sakei, encodes the following:
- a CDS encoding 50S ribosomal protein L6 encodes the protein MSRIGLKVIEIPAGVTVTKDGENITVKGPKGELTRHFNPIIEMHQEGNLINFTRKSESDRAMHGTMRANLNNMILGVTEGFKKTLDLIGVGYRAQLKGKTLVLNVGYSHPVEMEAPEGVNVEVPSNTNIIISGISKQKVGQFAAEIRDVRPPEPYKGKGIRYTDEHVRRKEGKTGK